From Mus musculus strain C57BL/6J chromosome 8, GRCm38.p6 C57BL/6J, a single genomic window includes:
- the Dnajb1 gene encoding dnaJ homolog subfamily B member 1 isoform 2 (isoform 2 is encoded by transcript variant 2) translates to MFAEFFGGRNPFDTFFGQRNGEEGMDIDDTFSSFPMGMGGFTNMNFGRSRPSQEPTRKKQDPPVTHDLRVSLEEIYSGCTKKMKISHKRLNPDGKSIRNEDKILTIEVKRGWKEGTKITFPKEGDQTSNNIPADIVFVLKDKPHNIFKRDGSDVIYPARISLREALCGCTVNVPTLDGRTIPVVFKDVIRPGMRRKVPGEGLPLPKTPEKRGDLVIEFEVIFPERIPVSSRTILEQVLPI, encoded by the exons ATGTTTGCTGAGTTCTTCGGTGGCAGAAACCCCTTTGATACCTTTTTTGGGCAGCGCAACGGGGAAGAAGGCATGGACATTGATGACACATTCTCTAGCTTTCCAATGGGTATGGGTGGCTTCACCAACATGAACTTTGGACGTTCCCGCCCTTCTCAAGAGCCCACCCGGAAGAAGCAAGATCCTCCAGTCACCCATGACCTTCGGGTCTCCCTTGAAGAGATCTACAGCGGCTGTACCAAGAAGATGAAAATCTCCCACAAGCGGCTGAACCCTGATGGAAAGAGCATTCGAAATGAAGATAAGATCCTGACCATCGAAGTGaagaggggctggaaagaaggGACCAAAATCACCTTTCCCAAGGAAGGGGACCAGACCTCGAACAACATTCCAGCAGACATCGTCTTTGTTTTAAAGGACAAGCCACACAATATCTTCAAGAGAGATGGTTCTGATGTCATCTATCCAGCCAGGATTAGCCTTCGGGAG GCTCTCTGTGGTTGCACTGTGAATGTCCCTACTCTGGACGGCAGGACCATCCCTGTTGTATTCAAAGATGTCATCAGGCCTGGTATGCGGCGGAAAGTCCCTGGAGAAGGCCTCCCTCTCCCCAAAACACCTGAGAAACGTGGAGACCTTGTTATCGAGTTTGAAGTGATCTTCCCGGAAAGGATTCCCGTCTCATCCAGAACCATCCTGGAGCAGGTTCTTCCCATATAG